In the Corythoichthys intestinalis isolate RoL2023-P3 chromosome 12, ASM3026506v1, whole genome shotgun sequence genome, one interval contains:
- the LOC130927232 gene encoding gamma-crystallin B-like translates to MEQVATNTSSPSGAQIIFYQEQNFKGDYYECSSDCPELNSHLSHCSSVRVKSGAWVLFERPNYLGDQYVITRGEYPNYHHWKGNNDSIRSCHMIPNFSGTFRIRIFDEPDFRGQMLECMQDVNQLLDVWPTGAIHSAQVQDGAWIFYELPDYQGRQYLLERGQYRRFGEWAAMEPTVGSLRRVHDI, encoded by the exons ATGGAGCAAGTGG CAACAAACACGTCTTCACCTTCTGGTGCCCAGATCATCTTTTACCAAGAGCAGAACTTTAAGGGCGACTATTACGAGTGCAGCAGTGACTGTCCTGAACTGAACAGCCACTTGAGTCACTGCAGCTCAGTGCGCGTGAAGAGCGGAGCCTGGGTTCTGTTCGAGAGGCCAAACTACTTGGGTGACCAGTATGTCATCACTAGGGGCGAGTACCCAAACTACCACCACTGGAAGGGCAACAATGACAGCATCCGCTCCTGCCACATGATCCCTAAC TTTTCTGGCACATTCCGAATCCGTATCTTCGATGAGCCCGATTTCAGGGGTCAAATGCTGGAGTGCATGCAAGATGTCAACCAGCTGCTGGACGTTTGGCCTACAGGAGCCATCCACTCTGCCCAAGTACAAGATGGTGCTTGGATCTTCTATGAGCTTCCTGACTACCAGGGACGCCAGTATCTGCTGGAAAGGGGCCAGTACCGCCGCTTCGGTGAGTGGGCCGCCATGGAACCCACGGTGGGATCCCTCCGGCGTGTCCATGACATTTAG
- the LOC130926968 gene encoding gamma-crystallin M3-like, protein MGKIIMFEEKNLQGRSYECMSDCADMSSYLSRCQSCRVESGCFMIYERTNFMGNQHLLRRGEYSDFLSMIGLSSGIKSCRLIPMHRGQFRMKIFERENLSGQMNELTDDCENILERLGMNECLSCQVLEGHWLLFEQPNLRGRMLYVRPGEHRSFREMGMSNTRFMSMRRITDSC, encoded by the exons ATGGGCAAG ATCATCATGTTCGAGGAGAAGAACCTCCAGGGTCGCTCCTATGAGTGCATGAGCGACTGCGCCGATATGTCCTCCTACCTGAGCAGGTGCCAGTCCTGCCGGGTGGAGAGCGGCTGCTTCATGATCTACGAGCGTACCAACTTCATGGGCAACCAGCACCTCCTGAGGAGGGGCGAGTACTCTGACTTCTTGAGTATGATCGGCCTGAGCAGCGGTATTAAGTCCTGTCGCCTCATCCCCATG CATAGAGGTCAGTTCAGGATGAAGATCTTTGAGAGGGAGAATCTGAGCGGTCAGATGAACGAACTGACAGATGACTGCGAGAACATTTTAGAGCGCTtgggcatgaatgaatgcttgtcCTGCCAAGTGTTGGAAGGCCATTGGCTCCTGTTCGAGCAGCCCAACCTCCGCGGCAGGATGCTCTATGTGAGGCCCGGTGAGCACCGGAGCTTCAGGGAGATGGGCATGAGCAACACTCGCTTCATGAGCATGAGACGCATCACAGATTCATGCTGA
- the LOC130926921 gene encoding gamma-crystallin M2-like, which translates to MGRITFFEDRNFQGRSYECMSDCSDMSSYLSRCQSCRVENGCFMVYERPNFMGNQYFMRRGEYADSMSMMGMRDCIRSCRAIPMHRGQFRMKIFERENFNGQSHELQEDCDNIMDRFRMNDCMSCQVTDGHWLMFEHPQFRGKMMYVRPGDYRSFRELGLNGMRFMSMRRIMDM; encoded by the exons ATGGGCAGG ATAACCTTCTTTGAGGACAGGAACTTCCAGGGCCGCTCCTATGAGTGTATGAGCGATTGCTCCGACATGTCCTCCTACCTGAGCAGGTGCCAATCTTGTCGGGTCGAGAATGGCTGTTTTATGGTCTACGAGCGCCCTAATTTCATGGGTAACCAGTACTTCATGAGGAGGGGCGAGTACGCCGACTCCATGAGCATGATGGGCATGAGGGACTGCATCAGGTCTTGCCGTGCAATCCCCATG CACAGAGGCCAGTTCAGAATGAAGATCTTTGAGAGGGAGAACTTCAACGGCCAGTCCCATGAGCTCCAGGAGGACTGCGACAACATCATGGACCGCTTCCGCATGAACGACTGCATGTCCTGCCAGGTGACGGATGGCCACTGGCTGATGTTTGAGCATCCCCAGTTCCGTGGGAAGATGATGTATGTGAGGCCCGGAGATTACCGCAGTTTCAGGGAGCTAGGCCTGAATGGCATGAGGTTCATGAGCATGAGGCGCATCATGGACATGTAA
- the LOC130926912 gene encoding gamma-crystallin M3-like: MGRIIFYEDRNFQGRSYETSSDCAELTSFLSRCNSCRVESGCFMVYERPNFAGHQVLVRRGEYPDNQRLMGIGMSDCIRSCRMIPMHRGPFRMKIFERENFQGQMNELLDDCENILDALRMSECLSVQVLEGHWLLYEQPHYRGRMIYLRPGEYRSIRDMGTGPIDMRIESVRRITETC, translated from the exons ATGGGCaga atCATCTTCTACGAGGACAGGAACTTCCAGGGTCGTTCATATGAGACCAGCAGTGACTGTGCTGAGTTAACCTCCTTCCTGAGCCGCTGCAACTCATGCAGGGTGGAGAGTGGTTGTTTTATGGTCTACGAGCGGCCCAATTTTGCAGGCCACCAGGTGCTGGTCCGCAGGGGAGAGTACCCTGACAACCAGCGCCTGATGGGAATCGGCATGAGCGACTGCATCCGTTCCTGCCGCATGATCCCCATG CACCGTGGTCCGTTCAGGATGAAGATCTTTGAAAGAGAAAACTTTCAAGGTCAAATGAACGAGCTGCTGGATGACTGCGAAAACATTTTGGACGCCCTACGCATGTCCGAGTGCCTGTCCGTCCAGGTGTTGGAAGGTCACTGGCTGCTGTACGAGCAGCCCCACTACAGGGGCAGAATGATCTACCTGAGGCCCGGAGAGTACAGGAGCATAAGAGACATGGGGACAGGTCCGATTGACATGAGAATCGAGTCTGTCAGACGCATCACAGAAACTTGTTAA